tgtacggccacacctcgaatactgctgcccactgtggtctacccacacaaaacaaaacatctcgaagATTGAATCGCCCCAGAGgacactcactaaacgaattgaaggcataactgctctcgattattgggaccgccttaaagccttgaaactctattctctccagctCCGCCGCAAGCGGAACGTCATTTGtatgatgtggagaatatactgcGACCACGGGCATTacatcccctgcccaattcaggatcacagcatataggtagACTGCAAcagaatttcttttcctcaacaggccctgccctgtttaacattgtcccgaaagagatcaaagaggaaaaggatcccatcaacattaaacggagtctggactgATTTCgtcaaggaataccggataagccacccatacctggatacaactcactacttgaatggaccataaacagaacttgacttaaacaggatttagataatcctattaggtgatgctattaagttagatatggcctggaccaatctttggtcgaaacatatctaagcctaatttttcaataaagtaGAGCCGCATTTAAAGAATGGAGTTAGTTCCCCTTGttcataattttgtttcttcctccTGTTTCTCCCGCACCTTGATTGTTTGATCAgttccacttgacaactgatatttaagagaaaatccaatcaaatatatacaaatgattggtAATTAAGTGTCTAAAGAAGCCGATACGGCATTTTTTATTACATTGACCTGCAAAATATGAAGTAACGTTCGttggaaaaaggaagaaattctcttgaagctgtcagTGTCCGCTCTGACTCGTTGACTCTCTCTTTATATCAATTACTATGTAAGTATTATAAAGACATTTCTATTGTATTAAGTATCATATTacgtacatctgtttgtttccatGTGTTGAATAAGTCAAAAGAAAGAATCTCACCAAACAAAGACGAAATTATATGAAAGTAAGgctgttattttaataattacgatgTAATTTGTAAGAAAAGATGGGGAATGTATAAAAGTACGATTGTGCGatcaaattactgaaacgaaAAGGCAACATCGTATACAGACGAAATGAAAGGGCTTTGAATTGAAACACTAGAAAGTACCTAATTTGaccaagaataaatataaaaacccgTTTATATAATCTTTTGCTCGAAAATTTgtaatgaagatataaaaaaatatcgacatgacatatatatagacataataatCAAAAAGTCACTGAGAATGGTTTTAAGTGTGGtttcacatttttatacttaGGAAATACAAAACTGAATTAAGAGGAAGCATTATcttatttgagtcattatgtcgtTAAAAAAGAACATAATAAATGCTAAGAATCAGAGAAAAGATCAACAAAAGTAAAAACTGATAGATTATCGATGAAAAGTCTCCAAAGTGactaaaacatttaccatttatgGTAAAATTTTAATGTTGTATATTTGCCCTTTCGAATATCTGCCTTTTGAACATACTTGATGTCTTATATTAAATTTTCgtattctttcagaaaatcacatgaagttggctaaaaagtattttttacttttaaagaatcatcaatatgtatcatgtttgaaagactctgcaaagatattctacaaacataatcctgcttctataaaacattgctgaattacagtaaaatatttcctctgagagagaaagcatttctttacttctgtgtctgaaatgtgcaagagataattttctcttttaaatatactttgatagatttccaaagagtatttgcaacatttttaaatattggcattgaccacatttagaagaaatataagagaagtgatatttgtttggaatgaactataaaaacataaagaagaaaaatatccatatattttggtgAGAGGAGAGAAATTTGTGAAAAGTTATTGACGTGTAAAACTTTAAGgattgattttattattcttgaaGAGATGTCTGAAGAATTAGGAAAATCCtcatatgactgtgatatctgCAAAGACTCATtcttagaagaaagtaaattcaatcaacacaaacaaattcatacaagggagaaaccatatcactgtagtatctgtggtaaatcattcttaagTAGCAGTCACTTAACacgacacatacgtattcatacaggagagaaaccgtatccctgtgatgtatgtggtaaatcattgtctGATAGGAATAGTTTAACTcaacacaaacttattcatacaggagagaaaccatatcactgtaatatctgtagtaaatcattgtCTGACAGGAGTAGCTTAGCtcgacataaacgtattcatacaggggagaaaccatatcactgtgatatctgtgataaatcattcagtCGAAGAGGTAGCTTAGCTACTCACAAACaggttcatacaggggagaaacgatatccctgtgatatctgtggtaaatcattctgtaatGACAGTCACTTAACTCAACACCAACGTATTCACTCAGGAGAAAAACcttatccctgtgatatctgtggtgaatcattctctgttggcagtagcttaactcgtcataaacgtattcatacaggagagaaaccatttccttgtgatatatgtggtaaatctttcccTGAAAACTGTAGTTTAACtcaacacagacgtattcatacaggggagaaaccatatcactgtactatctgtggtaaatcattctctaatgaCAGTCACTTAACTCGACAtatacgtatccatacaggagaaaaaccttatccctgcgatatctgtggtgaatcgtTCTCTGTTGGCAGTAGCTTAACTCGTcataaacgtatccatacaggagagaaaccatatcaatgtgatttaTGTGGTAAATCCTTCACTGAAAAGAGTggcttaactcaacacaaacgtattcatacaggggagaaaccatattcctgtgatatctgtggtgaatcattctatCACAGAGGTAACTTTACTACTCACTCAAgggttcatacaggggagaagccatatcactgtgacatctgtgataaatcattctctgttagtAGTTGCCTAACtagacacaagcgtattcatgcAGTGGAGAAAACCTCTCCGTGATATCAGTGGCAAATTATTCTATCAAAGAagtaacttaactactcacacATGGGTTCATACAGAGGAGAAAATAAatcattgtgatcatcatcatcgtttaacgtccactttctatgctagcatgggttggatggttcagctggggtctgggcagcccgaaggctgcagcaggtccagtcagatctggcagtgtttctacagcttgatgctctttctaacgccaaccactcagtgagtgtagtgggtgctttttacgtgccactggtacggaggccaggcgaggctgacaatgGCCACGAATcgaatggtgtttgttatgtgccaccggcatggaggccaggcgatgtggcgctggctatggccacgcttggatggttctcttacgtgccaccggcattggtatcgcagctacaatttccattgatgttgatcgattttgattttgatttatgtggtaaatctttctctgaaaacagtagcttaactcaacacaaacatattcatacagtgaGAAAACCATATTACtatgatatctgtggtaagacaTTCCCTGAAAACGGTCGCTTAActatacacatattcattcatactggagaaaaacatGTTCACAGTTATATCTATGGTAGGTCCTTGCTGATTTAAACAGTTCTTTCCTTATGAAGTGGATTCATAACACAGTGATATTTGTTGTATAACATTTCCTCAGAAGGGCAAAGGAGAgaaatatcactgtgatatcagtGCTTAATCATTCTATcaaaatggagaattatacacagtcatattaatatgaaagatataatCATACCTCAAGATATTTGTGTTGAATCAATCTATGAAAAGGATCAATTATTAAAACATAActgcattcatacagaagaggaaccatgatgatgatggtcctcatcatttaacattcacttttccatgcttctgtggatcagatggaattcattgatggagattttctccagctggatgcctttcttgtgaccaatcctcacctgtttccaagcaaggaaatatttctccTGGTGAGACATATTTTATGCAGAGGACTGGAAGTGAACAACTGCACAAGTATGACGGTCATGATGGCCCTTTACGAACAACACATAATATctggacaagggtacacacacacttatgtatgtctgaagaatttcttataGGAAATATCTTACATGTTTTCTCTACGTGTAAAAGTTTAtaattcctattaggaaatgaaacacatgtaatgctgaataaataatatcaaacttttcTCCATTGTCCTTATGTGTtatgtaattactctgcaaaaaatATCATCCAaaccacacacaaaaataatatacacacacacacacacattatatatatatatatatatatatatatatataggcatgggagtggctgtgtggtatgtagcttgctcaccaaccatatggttccaggttcagtcccactgcatggcaccttgggcaagtgtcttctactatagcctcgggccgatcaaagccttatgagtggatctggtaggtggaaactgaaagaagcccgtcgtatatatgtatatatatgtgtgtttgtccccccaacatcacttgacaaccgatgctggtgtgttaacgtccccataaccgatagaataagtaccagcctacaaagaataagtcctgtggtcgatttgctcgactaaaagtggtactccagcatggccgcagtcaaatgactgaaagaagtgaaagagataAAGAGTATGTAATAACCAGCTTCTTTGTTCAACTGATATACTTTCATTAGTTGGAGTAAGAGTGGGAGGGAGGGAAGACGCAGAGAGAGGGGATCTTTCTTATAgtaattcttgtttctttattatccacaaggggacaaacaaggacagacaaacggattaagtcgattatatcgacctcagtgcgtaactggtacttatttaatcgaccccgaaaggatgaaaggcaaagtcgacctcggcagaatttgaactcagaacataatggcagacgaaataccactaagcatttcgcctggcgtgctaacgattctgccatctcgctgatCTTTCTTCTAGTAATTCTGCCTGTCAATATCTTACTGAACCCATCAGTAATGCATTCATgtgatcagtgaaaaagagggagagaggaaaaaggATAAGGCAAAGAGTGAAGCCGAAAGAGAGAGAATTGATTGAGGATGAAGCATGCATGGCACGTGGTAGGGGGGAATGTAATAGTTATTTTATggataaaaatgttattttggaGGTcgctgccacttttcaatttcttccatttttgttcCTATTGATTCCATATTTGGAGTATTGGTATAGTTTTGTAAGGcaatcattgacatgaaattctTTTTATAGTTTGCAatcttgggtaattttagccatttGAAAGCCACAGATGTATAGGTacttgtttccatagtaacaagccaggatctttttggtttgaacagcagttttttctagcggtgtcatatgaaattgtcccccataattatgaccctagtatcgatctattgcatttcaatctgtttgagggttagggatggggggaagggtatcttattttcttcacaaatgtaaataaacccaatctgtttcttaaatgagggacatattcatacggcgcagaatgttttttttttcacctctatagacgtcattgatcggttgaaattgcagaaattgaaggaaaaaaacccaaatatgttacaaactatagaattttcttcataaagccaagagaaaaagatgttttataaacacattctaccagtatacaaagttaaaattgttttagttacctagaaattatgttaaaaaacagccattcaaaccaaaaagatctgataattttaatatttgagGGATTCATATAATTTTCCATGCAGAATTTCATCAGTTAATTTGCTTCTTCCCCAGAAAGttgggaccttttcggtttgaacggcagttttttaaaataatttccacataaccaaacacttttaaactttgtatactggtagaatgtgtttataagtcctttattttcggccgaaaagaggttgtcactgttctaggacagcactcttcgccctatgagatgacatctggtgtgccacagggatctgttcttggcccccttttatttgttgcatatgttaatgacatagatgccaacttaaagaatgccacagtgctgaaatatgcagatgacatcaagctgtacctcgaaataaagaggtcagatcctgtacactatggatctctattgcaagcagacctggacacaatgcagcagtggatcatggactggcaactcaagctggctgtggacaaatgtaccaccatgcattttgggaggagaaacccagcgtccacctactccctccacaacactagtctcaaaaagtcttcaagtgaacgtgacctgggtgttattgtcaacagtgatttgcgttggacaaaacacatcgccaaaattgtcaagaaggctgagggtgtcttggcatcactcaccaaatcctttgtgagccgctctccggctatctatctgcggctttatatagctatggtaagacctcacctggaatttgcatcaccggtctggaacccctatctacccaggacatcaatcgtctggaagctgttcagcgacatgcaaccaaaagaataccctccatcaggcatttgccatatcctgaacgccttacttccctgggcatggacacattaaaaagaaatactttttttttaaaaagaaatactttaaaagggaaaaacgtgagaaaaaaaagaaaaattaataatctaatttaacaatagacaaaaacatgtgccttctcgcacataaacacagtattcacacatatacaaacacgcgcaGATGCAATTATTGAAGTACTAAATGGCACGTCAAATGATATTTAATCGTGTGGAACATtttacatgcatatcaatattctaAAGTTGGACCTACTATCCCTTATCCTAAAGCTGCTTCAGACAATTAGGAAGGGTTCCCGACTTGTTGCACCGTCTGCTTTCAATCTTGGATTGTGATTCGGCTCAGCCCAAACTCTCTcagattttgtctgctgttgcctCTCCTACAAGGATTGCACCTGTTTTTTGTTCCTGATTTAACCCCGATTTGTCCTAGAGCCCATAGAAGATTGTTTTTAGTCAACCATCCATCATGTCAGCTACCTACGCATCGAAACTGAGATCTGCAAGTAGGGCTTCTCATCAAGATGATGTTCCTACCAATAGTCAGCTCAACGAgcagttgctgttgctcaaacaagaggttgagcacctaaagtctgttgttgctctcttactgaataaacagtctcctgttgacgcagagtcacccttgatttcttccctggagacgtccaaaccgaagggaacaaaatcgaagcggccaaagaaggcgaaggaaccggcggtcgtttctgcacatgatcgttcccgtgcggattcttcctcatctgccttttcggtcctggaggttccccaacctaatttgaggagcgtagactcaaacccacctgaagaccgttgttctccccaaaagaagaaacgtcgtcaaaactccagtggggcgGATTTAGCTATGAAACCTGACCACGATAAACGGTCTCCTGTTGACAcagagtcacccttgatttcttccctggagacgtccaaaccgaagggaacaaaatcgaagcggccaaagaaggcgaaggaaccggcaGTCGTtcctgcacatgatcgttcctgtgcggattcttcctcatctgccttttcggtcctggaggttccccaacctagtttgaggagcgtagactcaaacccacctgaagacctttgttctccccaaaagaagaaacgtagtcaaaactccagaggggcagatttggctatgaaacctgatcacgataaaatctgtttggattctccttcacttgtccttcccgttaatgccattgctcaaccaattctgaacgatctcgatgtgagttcatctggggagtggtgctcccccaaaccgaagaagaggcagtgcagttccaaaccaggcgggaaaattatgaccactaaatccactccgatcgaccccacaggccgacataagtccgatggctatgaaaccaccctttcgaaatcctccaatgaagaatcgaataccgcagctcatagtagagaactttttgcccactcaagatcggcaataatatatggcaaagctgaatccacctgtgatacaggcataaaccgcctaaaagatgacattaattttgtttccattttggttggagaattgttctctgtgaacgaaaatgtcagtgttcttaaggtcgctcggctaggaagattccaagcgaacccaaccgcagatactagaccacgcccaataagggtaatcttttcttctgatcgggaggcttcagtctttctgaacagagctcagatgcatgcctgggaggaccccaatatgggttttcgcgaggaatactcactaagagagagaattcaccggaggaacctgatatccgagctaaagatgaggaaacaaatgggagagaagggtttacaaatccaagatggacagataatcaagtcctacctctggtcccatgctgtagtgctgacagggaaagtgatgtgagggcaaatcgaagtgaagttgatacccccgtcaacgatgctatctctgatgccctttattctgcttgttccccaactcccacccctcagacttcacagctcagcatcgtctacaccaactcgtgctccttattcccaaaattcagtgaactatttacactggccatacgtgactcccctgatgtgatagctatcaccgagacttggctgactccagcagtaaaggactcagaaatccacctgcagggctacgtccttttcagatgtgacagaggaaaaaggcgaggtggaggtgttgctgtgtatgttaagtctgagcacaaactgtcctgcggtattctacccacaaatgctcaacctacaaccaaattcgatgccgtctattgcaagctgagcctatctgagttttgcctgcccgtgttggctgtctacaggccgcctctagccgacccccaggacgatgctcatctactcgaagcgataagattcgtttcagcttcgcatgactgcttggtactaggcgacttcaacactcccacgatcgattggcccgcatcaatttgtacaacatcttcctggttcggccaggcccttcttgacgtggctgaagattgttttctatcgcaacatgttgaatatccgacaaggcatcggtctgggcagcagccatctatgctagatctggtattctcccgctatccaagatcagtgtcagacgtatctgtgtgcgcccctcttgccaagagtgatcatgcggtcctgaagttcgtcatgcacacaactttttccacgcccacgattacttcgctgccacgtagtcttctctgcaattaatattgaaattctaaccgaggcttccgcgcttctggactggcaatctctgatgacgttgtcctcagttgacgaactatggtcatccctcaaagcatatgtaatctgtttgactgaccaggcagttcccgttgggcttccaaagaggaagaaacacaagccctgggtgacgaagaatgttaaacgagaacgtcgactcagagatattgcttgggctgaattcaaaaatctggattcgactgcagcttttgaggtgtacaaaactcaacgagaccgagccatgaaaattgaaaagaaagaacgcttcagttatgaatacaaaatcgcggcaaatgccagtagcaatccaaaaaccttctttgcccatgtccagcggaattcccgcttgaacaaccagattgcaacgttggtagactcaacaggcgtatcgattgaggacccttatcaacagagtcaattatttgccgaggctttttcaactattttcaaacaagatgatggtcgtgaaccccctccatttgatagatcggtacctccaatgcttcgattgatcatcacgcgggacgaagtcaaacgtgttattcaaggcctcgatgtcaacaagggtcacggccctgacggcatacacccacgggttatcaaagcgttggctccggtcatctgcgagcccttaacacgactattcaatatgtcattgggtgttatacctgcagactggagaacagcgataatctgcccaattttcaagaaagggagccgcgaagacccgcttaactaccgaccggtttcccttacatcaataatcagcaagatgttcgaaaccatccttaagaaaagtatgatgctccacctcctaaacacagcctcgatcactgattcccaacacggcttcgtgccgaagagatcatgcttgaccaacttactagtaatggaagaattggtgacgcgcatcctcgatgatagtgatgctgttgacatcgttttattggactttgccaaagcttttgactcggtaaaccaccgcctactacttgtcaagcttcaagcatatagtttccatccggatattgtacgatgggttggtgccttcctttcagatcgctccttccaagttcaagttaatggttcgcggtccgacgtctccagtgcgagcagtggcgtgcctcaaggttcagtgcttgggcccttgttgttcttagtcttcataaatgacttgcccgacgacctcacgcaacacacccttctatttgccgacgatatcaaactggtcgctcctcgcggtagcatagaggatcttcgtcgatgcctccaccaaatttggaagtggtctaacgattgggacctgtgtctgaacgtgtcaaagtgctgtcatctgcctgtcggctctactcctgcaactcaacttgatttcgagccgggtcgtctgctgctggagaggaccgatcaggtaaaggacctaggtatcttggtggattcctccttttcgccttcggcccagtgcgtccatgctgccaacaaagcgcgcggaattctgtttttgattcgacggtcattcggaatgctcacagcaggccatattcctgccactctatgtcacgctggtgagacccatattggagtatgggattcaagcctcttctccttatctcctcaaagacatacagcatctcgaaagagtccagaggctggctacccgcatggttcatggtctcaaaaatttgtcctacgaagaaaggctgaggacgctcgatctttattctcttgaaaaacgccgccgccgtggtgatctcattctcgcccacaacatcataagcaggaagtgtaacctctcgaaagagctgttcttcactcctgctccggagcgtcggctgcggggtcattccgaaaagctctacctgcgacgatttcatctcaatcgaaggagaggagctttctctgtccgggttgcggatccgtggaacaagctgccagacgagatggtgaagatgccgacgaccgctttgttcaaagcctccctggacctcaagtggcctgaactctttacatgaacaccaccctgtacttaactccatgtccccctacatggccttgctatttgcttttgagccaaattaattaactaactaactaactaacattgaaactccgacgtctggcagctgacctggcagacacccataaaattatcaaccatcgcacaaacaataacactgagcacctcttcaaactccacctatctaacacccgtggacatatttaataaggcagaaaacagcacagctcccatgacttcaggaaacattttttcacgctgagagttgctgaagcgtggaacaaactgccggcattggttgttagttgtcggagcactgcatccttcaagacttccatgcttcctgagattcgccaacactacacttgattttctcccctccatacacacacaagcatgttcactttccagacatttctacattactgcatgtactttatatgcactttctgacaagttgtggtgcacctgagcactgtatacaataatttcattattattattattattattattataaaacatctttttctcttggctttatgaagaaaattctatagtttgtaagatatttgttgtctttttccttcaatttctgcaatttcaaccaatcaatgacgtctattgaggtgaaaacattctgtgccatatgaatatgtccctcgtataagaaacagattgggtttatttacatttgtgaagaaaaatagatacccttcccccccctaaccctaaaacagattgaaatgcaatagatcgtaTTTGTTTAgtgaaattctttcttttaactgGTATTACTTAATTAGAGTGGTAC
The window above is part of the Octopus sinensis linkage group LG28, ASM634580v1, whole genome shotgun sequence genome. Proteins encoded here:
- the LOC118768369 gene encoding zinc finger protein 184-like; translated protein: MSEELGKSSYDCDICKDSFLEESKFNQHKQIHTREKPYHCSICGKSFLSSSHLTRHIRIHTGEKPYPCDVCGKSLSDRNSLTQHKLIHTGEKPYHCNICSKSLSDRSSLARHKRIHTGEKPYHCDICDKSFSRRGSLATHKQVHTGEKRYPCDICGKSFCNDSHLTQHQRIHSGEKPYPCDICGESFSVGSSLTRHKRIHTGEKPFPCDICGKSFPENCSLTQHRRIHTGEKPYHCTICGKSFSNDSHLTRHIRIHTGEKPYPCDICGESFSVGSSLTRHKRIHTGEKPYQCDLCGKSFTEKSGLTQHKRIHTGEKPYSCDICGESFYHRGNFTTHSRVHTGEKPYHCDICDKSFSVSSCLTRHKRIHAVEKTSP